tttaagaaaaaaattgtgttaGTATTACATATTAAAACCACGATAATGATGATAAAATCAACTGAGTTTTTAACTGTATCATTCTTTAGACTATGATATAAATATAGGGCAGATTCATTTTGACATTGCTAGTCTATAACGTTATTGCATTTTACTAATGGAACTGGGGGTTCTCTACTTCGGAATATCAATATAACTAAATATGCATATCATCTTCAAATCTCTTTTgtattatattatactaaaagaaaaataacactTTTGACTAAAAAGATGTATTTATAGTActatacaaacaaataattacaGACAATTAAATGGAAACTTTAAAATTCGAGCGAAATAATTGTTGCTTTTAAGCAAAATAACTGAACCaaaaaatatcccgcgcttttaaaaagatcaaaatctagtatatgaAAACCCAATATATGGCATCCAACCATGAAAAAGTGCTTATGCAGTTacatgattacaaaaaatagtaTTGACTAGCTTAGCTTATGAGAGCAATAGCATGTACTTGCTTATGCAGTTAGGCGACACCAAATATTGACAAATAAAGCTGAAAACTTTACAATTAAACCCAATATTACAATGCATATGAACAAGTGCCAAGGGTTTTGGAAGAAATCctaaattaaactaattttagCATATTATATTCAGATGCTCAAATGACctcttaaaaattataaaggTCTCAGAAGAATTAAATTGTATAAATAAAGTATATCTCTgtctttatttaaattaatagtgttgtgtttaaaaaatgtaaagaatAAATATCCGGAAACAAcgttaaaatattttctaattaatttcCTAGGAAAGATAAATTATCTAAAGTATTTAAGTTTCTCAACTACTTTGACCCTATTTacctatttataataatttcatagtttcaaaattttctataattatacatattGACGTAAATAAATTTACATCAATTCCCTTATTTCCACGTCaattataatttatcaaaacataaaataataataacatgttAACTAGGGCTTGACATAGgcttatacaaatataaattttaaaaaagaatataaaagttaaagagagagaaaaacctTAAAACTGGTGgctaacaaataaaaaataaaaaatatttttagaacttTCGACTAAATTTATGAAAGTATTTTTATcgatatatttttgaaaaagtattTATTTGATATGTGCTATAAACTCTGATTTATTACTGCGCTAATGATATAATCTGAAAATGGttgtatatgatatatttaCACATTCATCTATAAACCTATTTTACTAAAAACGATAAAGATTTTCCCAAACGTATACCATCTAATGAATGCATCATCTTGGTTTGTAATTGGTTTCTCACTCTACAATGCCTTTActaacaaaacttttgaaaaaatcTCCTTGGATATGTCATCAAGTAGTCTAAGAAATTATGCATAAGCAAAACATATCATCAAGTAATCTAAGAAAAATATggatgaaaatatatatcatcaagTCTAAACTTCTAATACTgtcttattaaaaatttgttaaaatcTACCCATCATTACAatttactccctccgtttcaaattatttgtCATTCTAGagaaaattttttgttttaaaataagtgtcgttttcggttttcaatgcaaaatttattgataatattctctattctatttttctattagttgatatatggttaggtgtatcggtaatagcatttttattttgaaaatatgtaaaattaaatattttcttaatctgtgtgcataaggttagaacgacatgtaatatgaaacggagggagtacatgcaaaaaaacaatatattttgtgGTTTGGAATTAGTTAAAGAGTTGGCAAAGATATTGTGAATTTAAGCATGTGAACTATGCTAAACGTCTCAAAATAATCATGCAAAAGCGAGAAAACTAGTTGAAAAGATCAAAAGATAATCCACAGGTTTTCTGTTATATCTATCAAATCTAAACAGTATATTTCAAGACAGATTGAAGAAATACGAATCTTACTTATATACACGATATTACCCAAAATAACACTACTATTTCTACATATGAAGCCAAACAGCTTTTGCAGTAGTCTTAAACTCCAAACAAATAAACTCGAATTTGAGTCTTATGACTTCACCTTAAGCTAAGTGTTGGGCACAAGTCATGCACTtgctattttagatatatttgataCTTAAGTTTCCTTGTGAGTAATAAAAATTTGGACTTGGTATTTGACTTGTTGAAAACGAGTACTTACTATTTTGAATATCTACTAAAAGTTGAGTTATTCCGATCTATTATTTGTTACTTTCGAATACTTATGAGTTACTTGCAAGTACTTCAAAGTATTTTTGCAATTATTTGCTAAATAATACTCTACTAGAAATGGATATGAGAGTttgttttatttacttattaagAAAGAACACGataattattataaacaaaatatttaggtatactataaagaataagaagaaaaatgaaCAAAACACATGAATCTCTCGATATAGCAacattatttactttttacaaCAACAAAATTCTTTGGACAAGTAACATGTAATATTACGCCgactaacttttttatatttgttactACATTGTATTTACTTACAAATATCTAAATTCAATTATTTGGCACTCGGCTTAATAACAAGTAACTAAAATATCAGAATGGATATGAAATGAGCAACAAGTATAAAACTACGAATAACTAGTAATTACGTCCAGCCCTAAGTTACCAAACCATGCAtgatttattatcttattttttttaacgtctgaatTGATTCAGATAAAAAGAAGGTATGAACCTAAATAAGTAACAACAATCTTAGATACTCAAGGATACGAAACAAGTAACGAGTATAAGATGATGAATAACCAGTAATTATTGTATCCATCCCAAGATTACCAAGGCATCATcttattttgtaatttgtttttttttttgtattcttttGTAATATGCTTAAGTGGAATGAGAACACGTGAGCTTGAAGGACATAAGAGGAAGCAGAATGGGCTAACATACACACTGGAAAGAATCTTCTTAACATGCGCTCCAACAGGtctaaactaaactaaactcCCCCAAAATGAACGGAAAAGGGAAAACGCAGTAGAGGAGATATGAGAGAGCCGAGTTACGATCTGAGTCGGCTCACCGAGTCTACATCTGTCCAAAGAGGGaagggagaagaaaaaaaaaagagaggctTATGTAACCGATAGAAAAGGgatctttagatttttttttcttttatcccATATTTGGATGGGTGTGTTGAAATAGCGCAACAAATGGTGAAGGATGAGGAGATTATTACTCTCTCCCAACTTTACTCCTCTCTCGCCTCTCACCCTAACCCTAGTTCTTCCCCCAAATCCTACCGTTGGGGTTTAccgtcatcatcatcttctctaTCCTCTCGATTCGGTCCCTCTGCTCAGCGATCTAGGTATTCGATTGTCAAGTTTGTGTGTTTATATGATTTTGATTCGATTGGGTTTCAGTTCATCATCGAATATTGGTGGTTGATCCTCTAGAGAAATGTTTAGCTCTCTCGTCTTGTGTTTAATCAGTTTGATCTGGTGTTCGTTGGATCCAAAGCTTCTCTCTTTGCGATCTCTCTATACGCAATTGCATGTCATGCTTCTCTCAGATCATCGAATATTGTGTTTATCCGCTAGAGATCTTTATTAGGAGTGTTAAGTTCTCTATCTAGTCTGTGTGTTTTTCATTTGACCACTCCGTTTGTTTGATATGGGCTTCTTATCATTTGAAAGCTTCTCTCTTTGTGATGATCCCTCTATATACTTGATATTGGTCTAATGCATCACATGCTTTACTTCTCAGGAGGTTGCTTTGTGAGAGTGTGTATGCTCTACAATGGAAGATAACGGTGGTGCAGGTGCTTCTCCTTTTGATGCTTTGAAGAATATAGTGAGGAAGAAACGCAGCCTCATTGCTCGTCGTCCTCGCACTGGTTCGGATCACTTCAGCAAGATCTGGAGTGATGATATCCCCGCTTTTGATACTAACCCTAGAAGGAAAGAGTTTAGTCTTAGCCACTGTATATCCAGGGCTGAATCCCAAAGAGGAAACAGTGATTCTCTGCAGAGAGAGGTCATCTCTAGGAACATACGCTCAACTGAGGGTGAGTGGGGTGATGGCATGACCAATGGAAAGGGAGCTGATTTGGGTGAAAGGAAGATAATGAAGCTTAAGATTGGTGGTGTGAGTCGTCTGGCTCATGCTAATGGTTCACCTCGAAAGTCTTCTAAACCGGTGAATGCTGCTTCTTACAACCATTTGGTGGAGGTATGTTATCctacttttatatatttgtcaAAGCTCAAATTGTCTTGCATACTTTGAGTTTTATCTTCCTTTTTGCATTGAGTATCTTTCGCGGTTAATGCCATGCTCTTTTCAGTAAAtgctactcttttttttttggggccTTATGGCCCATAATCAATCGGGTTTGGGGGACTAGACTATGTTAATTAAGCTCAGACTAGTAAATGCTTTTGCTGTTTAGGGACAACAATTGGAAAATGTGTAGTATTTTGCATTTCACTTTGTTATTTTGGAAAAGGATTAGATTGTGTCTTAATATCTTTGCAAGGCTTTTTGACAGTTTAGATACACCACAGACTCATTATCTTTTGACATTGAATGGCAGGAAAGTTCAGAAGATTGTAATTCCCCTCTAGATAAGAAGGCTGATCTCGAGGGCGCTGCTGAGAAAGACGAATCCATGACAGGGAGGAGAAAACAAGGGGAACCAGGTGGCTCGGTTCGCAAAAGCAAACGAGCTCTTAAGAAGCAGGTTTCTGATAGCGATGATGACAGTGATCGTGAGATCCGATATCTGGAAAGCCTCAAGTATAAGAATGTCGCTGTGAGTAATGAAGGGACTGACTCGGGGAGGAGACAATTGAAGCCATCTGGTGGGGTTACAATTGGGGAAAATTCTGCATCTGAAAAGGCTTCTGGCGACTTGGATGCGGAGGAACTTGAACCGGTGCCTGATGGAATAGAGATTGGCAATGAGACTAAGAGGGAATCGACTATGACTAGTCGCCAGCGAGCCCTTGCTTCTGCATCTGGCAAATCAACCGCAATTGAATTTCCAGATGGATTGCCTCCTACAACTAGAAGTAcgcttatttttttcttttgcttcagaTTCACAAGTATGCATCTTTTGTGCAATAAAGTTTGGTGATGAAATTTTGTTGAAACACAGAGAAAAGGGAGAATCTTTCAGAAATGGAGCAGCAAGTGAAGAAGGCAGAAGCTGCTCAAAGGCGAAAAGTGCAGGTTGAGAAGGCTGCAAGGGAGTCTGAGGTTGGTGTTTTACTCTCTCTGTTATGATATGTGATATGCAGATTTAAAATGTATTAGCAAATCCATGTGAGAATTGAGGAATGATGATCTTGGTTTTGTATATACAGGCAGAGGCCATCAGAAAAATTCTAGGCCAAGACTCGAGCAGGAAGAAGCGTGAAGACAAAATTAAAAAGCGACTTGATGAAATTGCTCAGGTATTGGGAAATGCACCACTATGCTGTTGATGCGTTacatattttagtaaaactgGGATGATTGAAAATTTGGTGTCATATATTATGCGTTGAAATGATAACAGGAGAAAGCTGCGCATGAGGAAAGGGTCTCCACAAGCTTCATCAGAACAATCATGGGTCCTAATGGAACCACTGTTTCATTTCCCATTGACAAAGTGCCTAGCCTGTTTGATCAAAAGCCATCTGAGTAtgttattttctcttttctttctcgCAAACTCAAATCAGACTAATTCATGAGTCAATGTCCCTTAATCTCATAAATGATTTGATCCGATCAATGTGAACAACTACACATGCTTTAAATGTTTTTTGGTATAGAGAAAGGCTCTAGTATTCGGGTTCTTTTGTTCTTTGGATTCTGTTTTGTGTTCTAACGTTTCATAAAACATAACGAGGAATTTCACGAGTTCAGACCTTTGTGATAACAATGTAAAGCATTTTGTGTAACTGCAGGTATCCTCCTCCGCGAGAAAATTGTGCAGGACCATCATGCACCAATCCATACAGGTATCGTGATTCAAAGACTAAGGTTCCTCTGTGCAGCCTCAAATGCTACAAGGCTGTTcaggagcagcagcagcagcagaccTCTGAACCAGCTAcagagcagcagcagcagaccTCTGAACCAGCAACAGACGGCACCCCACCGGTTTAGATTGTGATTGATTTTCTGGATATAAAAGGACAAGAACTTAGAGCGTTATGATTGTTGCAATGAGGAGGTTCTTGGCTTCCTCATTTTATTGAACTACAGAAAGACatggttttcttatttttatactTTGCTTCAGACTTTTCTGATCCAAGAGTTCATTTTCTTTAGTAGCGAGACGAAATCTTGGCTCTCCATTGGCATATTACCAAACCATCACTTAGCCGCTCAATATATTCAATTCTACAACGGCTATCTCAGttctttaataataaaatagacgATACAAAGTGGTAGGACTAGATATGGGCAAAAAATCTGAAACCAAAAATCTGAACAGAATTTAAACCTTAATagatatctgtttttttttttcagcaaCTTAAAAACAGACTATACTCTATGAACTAATTTGGTAGCTCTGCATTGATGCACAACGAACGACGGCTGCAAATAGATATCCGTTAGAAtcccgaaacattcaaaatcccaaaaaaaattatattaaacatgatcttaatttctaatatatattaaaaatacactaaaatatcattaaatatctaaaataattatctattacATGTAGTTGATGGTTGAAAGTTGCAGTTGAAGCTTGAAGTGTTTAGATTTTGGTTAATGTTTCCCattttatgataatttggttttagttttatgCTTTCGTTTAcgtttatttggttttttttatcaataactATGTTCACTTtccgtttgattttgaatgatcatgtttgatgtttctttcttatttttgatcgattttacttatgttttggttacaaaatatgatacaaatcaaGTACTTTTAAACCGAAGAACCCCTTTTACCTATGTGTTGGTTACAAATTAGGtacaaatcatatatttttaaacgaAGAACCGATAGATATCCAAATTACATCAGattgtaccggttctttgaagatttactaatcCCACCCTGAGCCTAATAGAATCCGAAACGATCTCAAACCGAACTTTCATATAACCCGAATGAGAatgattttgataaacaaaaaaaaaaccaaaactcGACTGGATAAAAGCAAAACCCGATTAGGACCAGAATTTCCATGCCTACAAAGTGCTCTCTATTGATCATAACTTTTAATTCCTTGAAATTATCTTTCTCCCATTTATATACTGACATATTGTGGTGCCACGAGAGAAACTTATTAATCGGAAAGATAAAGCAGTGATTTCTCATCAATCATCTATTTATTTAAGTAGGCAAGTAATCTCTTATTATGCCTATGTATGATTCGTTTTCATCCAACCCAGAAAACCCAACTTAACTTGAAACTATAGacataaaacttcaaataataCACAATGGCTCTATGTTCATTATTGACTTCTCAACCATCTTTCAGTTTAGAATAGAATGAGTATCGCCGGTGGTGGAATGTGGCTGAGAGAGGCAGAGTAGCTGGTGGTTAAGACTTTCCGGCTAGTAACAACATCACTCCTCAGCctccttcttcctctctctttccttttcctTTACCATCTCTCTTTAGCTTCCTTCCtcttttcattgatcaaatATCCTTGGCAAACGGaatcatctttcttcttctctatcttTCATTACACAATCTGGCCATTTTATACGTGGTCGTTTCGGCAATAAGTGTTTACACTCTAGTTCTCGGTCTGGCCACTAAGATCACAGCCACATATCCCAACTGCTCGGTTCCCTTTTATCCAAATGTCACCATGGCGTGGCTCACGCTCTTCCTTGTTAAAATCTCCGTCAGTTTAGGTCTGGAAGGAAAGAGTTCCAACGGTTTAATCATCGGAAATGAACGTAACTTCTTGAGCAGGCTAATGTTTTTCTGTGGTCATCACGAGGTAATTCTTCTGTGGTGTACGGTGATCGTGAAACTGGTAGTAAACATCACGTTAATCGGAGGAGACGCAGGTCACACCACCAGAGAAAAGGGACGGTGGTGGAGAGATTGGCTTTGGCCGTCATTTGTGGGACGTTGTGGTGGTGGAAGCTTCGGGGCGAAATCGAGGCTTTGGTTGGTGTGGTAGAGATTAAAAGTGTTAAGCTAGATGGAGGACTTTTGTCCATAATACGTCCTTCGAAATGATGGTTCTTTGAACGTCAATCTCGGAATTTTTGAGAAATGATCGATGGACTGGATAGATGATGGATCGTATTGGATTATTTGAATCACCTCTAaaaccatgttaagctagatatACTTCCAACATAAAATCAATCGGTGATTAGTGAAGTAGCTCatctatgttatatattatttaggaTTCCTCCAACTATCGACGTGAGACATTTGTCCCTAATAACTAGTTGGATACAAGTTCTTACACCTAACAATACGAAGATCAAATTGATATTATGTAACGTTAAACATCTTCTAATGAATGTCttcttaataataaaatagatgttGAATGAAATTTGATAAAGATAGCGTTTGCAACACATTTCAATAGAAAAAGAGACCATTAGCACCGCTGCACCAGCATCTCGAGAAGAGATTCAATGGGCCGGCCTAAGATGTGAGCCCAACGAGTCGGATGGGAGAATATATTATTAACATCCACTTTAGAGTAGAGTGGACTTTTTTAATTGTCAGTTTCCCGTCGTTCGTCTTCCTCCTCCGCACTACCCTCCGACTTGGTAATTCCCCAAATccatctttcttttcatttctgcTTTATGTCGATTCTTCTTCTAGAATATGTGCCGATGCCATTTCTTATTTTGTTCGATTTCTATTCTTACTGCGGCGATTTAATCGATCCAGATTTTTTAGTTAGCTTGATCGGTTTTTACAGTAATGCGTCTCAGactgatatatatttatttggttaaAAGATGTTAAATTTGGATATGACATTGATATCGAAACCGATGTCTTTGATCTCCCGGTTTAGCTAATCAGTGATTGCCTTAACAAGGAGATCCATAGACAGTTGATCTAAAGTGTTCATCTTTACATTTCCATTGAGAAGAAAACTCTTTTGATAAAGAAGAGAGACAACCCTTGTCTTATCTGAATTTGGTTGTGCATTACAtttctatcttcttctttttcttatggattttttttcatctttggGGTTATACTATGTTTAGCAATTAGCAAGGTAGCTTTGATGTTTGATCCGGAACATAGCCATTTTCTATATACGAGTTGGGTTGGTTGTTGTAAATTACATTTCTAGTTTGgtgtatttaaaaattgtagGGATTAACTGATTCATGTTTGATCTTTGGGGTTGTACTGTATCTCAGTTTGATAGGTTGAGAAAGAAAAGAGATGGCAGGACATAGGGTCGCACATGCCACACTGAAAGGGCCTAGCGTTATCAAGGAGTTAATTATCGGTATGGCACTCGGTTTAGCTGCTGGTGGTCTTTGGAAGATGCACCACTGGAACGAACAGAGGAAAACCAGAACTTTCTATGACTTGCTCGAGAGAGGTGAGATCAGTGTTATTGCCGCAGAAGAGTAATAAAAGCTGCTCAAAGACTCATTCTTCAAGACCAATGGATGATTTGGAATTcttggttttttctttttctgtttttaataacTCTGAAATGAGTTTGGATTTTGTGAGAAATAAACAAATCTGTGAATGAGATTTGTTAGATCATAAACTGATTCAATGTAATGTTGATACAGACATAatatttcttgttttgtttactTATCTAAGAAACTATTAAAGTGAGTATTATGGAACCTTATTCATGGAAGGTGTTCAACACCCTGTTTGTTATTATTTCGAATCTGAATGTTTGTAAGGAAAAAATATAGTTTGTTTTGCATCTGCCATTGCTTTGTCCCTTGTTTCTGCAAATGCATTCAACTGATGTATCTGCCTTCAGCGACCAAACCAGACACAGAGACTGTGATAAAGCATTACCAGAATAGAtatctgaaaataaataaataaatgtcttCACGGCTGAgagttttgtaaaatataaatattaatatctgAAAATTTAAGTTCTGGTGGAAttcaatttgggaaaaaaaaaaaaaaaaaaagttctggTGGAATAAAGAAGACACGCGGCGAAATATGGTTGGTTGCTAGGAGATAAGAAAATCATGATCACAGAGTTCAAAAGCAAGAAGTTtacttatcttcttcttccttacatcaaacagaaaaaaaaatctcttccaCCAAAACTCTCCAAAGATGACAACCGTAGCCGCAACAGGTCTCAACGTCGCGACTCCACGAGCGGTCGTTCTACCAGCGGCTCGTCTACACGCCCCGGTCCGTTTGAATTACCCGTGGAAGTTCGTTTCGATGAACCGGATGGTTATGTCGGTGAAGGCGACATCGGAAGGAGAGATATCGGATAAGGTGGAGAAGAGTATTCAGGAAGCGAAGGAGACTTGCGCTGACGATCCTGTGAGCGGAGAGTGTGTGGCGGCGTGGGACGAGGTGGAGGAGCTGAGTGCGGCGGCGAGTCACGCAAGGGACAAGAAGAAAGCAGGTGGATCCGATCCTTTAGAAGAATATTGCAGCGATAATCCTGAGACTGATGAGTGTCGTACTTATGACAActgaaaacgtttttttgatgtTTGGAAATAATTGGTACGGTCGGATcgatctttctttcttcttctcgttGTTGGCGTTcgtgtttggtttgtttcgatTTGATGCTTGTAATGTGATAATGAATATGATGAATACTTCAATTGCAATACTCTAGTGCTGAAAATACGTCTGTGTTCGACACCCAAGATTCGCAAGCAGCACTTCTGTCGGTGAATATGTCTAAAACATGACAAAACTTCATTATAATTATCTCATGTTGGGAAAACAAGTTCATGCCTTACTCGAAGGTCATGAACTACAACAATTCATTGATAGATTCGATGATGGAGTTCCCTCACCAACAACCCAATTGGACGGAGTCACTGCTCCAAATCAAGCTTATGTCCCCATGGAGAGGGCAAGACAGATTGTCGTATAGCGCGCGCAATCATTTGTGTTATCTCATTTCTCTCCAGACTGTTGTATCTACTTCCAATACAACGAAACAAGTATGAGGTATTCTTGCTGAAACTTTTGGAAACCCTACTCGAGGTTACATCCGCCAGCTGAAGAACCAGATCAACAAATGTTCAAAAGGTAGTAAGACGATTAGCGAGTACATCTGTGGCATCAAGTCTGCAACTGATGAACTTGCACTACTTGGCAAACCGATTGGATCTATAAGATTTCACTGAAAACATTTTGGGAGGTCTTAGTGAAGATTACAAGGAAGAGATTTACGCAGTTAATGGGCGTGACTAATCCATCTTATTCAATGAGCTTTATGAAAGAACCGTGAGGCGATGATCTTGTGCACATGATGCAGAATGTCATCCACGTAATAAGTATCATCCTCCTCATCaacaacattattaattttcaCATCAAGCCCCGCATAACAACAACAATCATCAGAACAATTGCTTCTCTAAAACATACCTTGCTTGGTGTCAATCATGTGGCACTCAAGGACACAGTGCGAGACAATGTCCTGAGTTTCGCATAGTCAAAGGGAATGCCTCTGCTTCACA
This genomic stretch from Raphanus sativus cultivar WK10039 chromosome 3, ASM80110v3, whole genome shotgun sequence harbors:
- the LOC108844354 gene encoding adoMet-dependent rRNA methyltransferase SPB1-like, with protein sequence MEDNGGAGASPFDALKNIVRKKRSLIARRPRTGSDHFSKIWSDDIPAFDTNPRRKEFSLSHCISRAESQRGNSDSLQREVISRNIRSTEGEWGDGMTNGKGADLGERKIMKLKIGGVSRLAHANGSPRKSSKPVNAASYNHLVEESSEDCNSPLDKKADLEGAAEKDESMTGRRKQGEPGGSVRKSKRALKKQVSDSDDDSDREIRYLESLKYKNVAVSNEGTDSGRRQLKPSGGVTIGENSASEKASGDLDAEELEPVPDGIEIGNETKRESTMTSRQRALASASGKSTAIEFPDGLPPTTRKKRENLSEMEQQVKKAEAAQRRKVQVEKAARESEAEAIRKILGQDSSRKKREDKIKKRLDEIAQEKAAHEERVSTSFIRTIMGPNGTTVSFPIDKVPSLFDQKPSEYPPPRENCAGPSCTNPYRYRDSKTKVPLCSLKCYKAVQEQQQQQTSEPATEQQQQTSEPATDGTPPV
- the LOC108845984 gene encoding probable cytochrome c oxidase subunit 5C-1 → MAGHRVAHATLKGPSVIKELIIGMALGLAAGGLWKMHHWNEQRKTRTFYDLLERGEISVIAAEE
- the LOC108845823 gene encoding calvin cycle protein CP12-1, chloroplastic, whose translation is MTTVAATGLNVATPRAVVLPAARLHAPVRLNYPWKFVSMNRMVMSVKATSEGEISDKVEKSIQEAKETCADDPVSGECVAAWDEVEELSAAASHARDKKKAGGSDPLEEYCSDNPETDECRTYDN